TTCCCGTTGAAATCCCCCTAATGGATACTCCGGAAGGAattgaaaatggaattgagttgttggCAAAGGACATGGGGCCTTCTGTAATTGATAGAGTCATTCAGGAAATAAACGCCAGGGAAGAAGAAAACAAGGTCACCTGTATAATTGCAGACGTCTGGATGTGCTTTGGCTTACAGGCGGTAGCCACGCTCCATGAACTTCCCCTCGCCGCTTTTCACACAGCTCTTGTTTCACTCTTCGCCATTCGCTACTTTAGTGCCCATCTGCTCTAGCTTGGCATCCTTCATTCTGATGGTAACATAAAATCATACTCTTTCAATCGATTTTAGCATTTATTTTTATGATGGAAACGACATTTAAAAACCTCTTTCATCTTTGTGGGTTTTATGTGAAGGaattccaaaggaaaataaaaaaacaaaatatcTCCCCTCCATGCCGGCGCTGCATTCTGGAGATCTTCCGTGGTTGTGGGCAGGCGAATACATGTTCCGGAAAGGGATTCGCATGGGAGAAGAAATCAAGCCCATCAAATGGGTCCTCTTCAATTCTTTCTTAGAGATTGAAGCTCCAGTTGTCGAAACGTTGTCTAAAGAAGTGGGCGTTTATCCAATAGGTCCTCTAATTCCTCCCGAGTTTCTCCATAGCAGGACGACCACGAAGGTTCTTCCAAGCTTCTGGAAAAATGATACAGGATGCTTACAGTGGCTACATAAACAGTGTGCAGACTCTGTGATCTACATATCTTTTGGAAGTTTGGCAGTTCTGAGTGAAAAACAATTGGAAGAGCTCGCTCTGGGAGTAGAGGCCACACGGAGACCATTTCTGTGGGTTGTGCGCTCCGATCTAATGAAAGGAAGCCAAGCTGTTTTACCTGCTGGTTTCTTGGATCGAGTGAGAGATAGAGGTTGCATAGTTTCGTGGGCGCCACAGTTAGAGGTGTTATCTCATCCTTCCATAGCCTGTTTTGTGACTCACTGTGGATGGAACTCTGTGCAGGAAAGCATCACCATGGGCGTGCCCATGCTTTGTTGGCCTTATTTTGCAGACCAGTTTCTTAACCGCACGTATGTTGTGGATGTGTGGAAATTGGGTCTGCCATTGAATGCGAATAGCCAAGGAATGATAGAGCAGGAAGAGTTTGTAAAAGGCGTAGAGATTTTGCTGGAATCGGAACAAGGCCTTGAAATAAGAGAGGGAGCTAGAAAATTGAAGATTATTGCTAGGGATGCAGTCAAGGACGGGGGATCCTCATCGAATAATTTTAATCTATTCGTTACCGCCATGAAGCGACAACTGAATGAATGATTTTCTTTTTGGAGCCATTATTTTGTTTCACTTCTTTTGTTATCCCGGAGAAAGGGATATGTTTTGTTTCATTTTGTCTCGTGTCCTACTTCCACATAAGGTATGTCATCCATGCTGTCACAAAACGTTCTTTCTCGTTTGGCAACTTGTGGTAAAATCAAAACAATATTGTGTTAACAGCTATTTTGCTAAAAATAGACCTTAACCATGTTTTAATTTTGCTAAACTCTTCATGTAGATAGTGAAGGGTGTATTAATTGATAATACAAATGTGTTTTTGGTTTTATTGGATTGAGTTTTGTATATGGACATTGATGATATAAAATAAAATGTTAATTCAATGATAAGGTtcgaaattttttaaaaatttgttttaCTCATTACttagattttttatttaattaatagtaataaattaaatttttaatttttaatattgaaGGTATTATTTTACAAGGTGTAGCAATATTAAATTCATAAAATTATAATGTAATAAACTATTCATATattgtaaaataaaaaaatatagtaaCTATATTTAAAAGTGATGTAAATGGACTCCTAAAACTCAGGCGCTGATCACCAACTAAATTTTTAGGAGGAGATTCTTTTAATTGTTTTTACTATGTTTAGTAGAAGATTTTAGTGGGTTAGACTATTAGAAATTGTGGCAACATGGATTCTATAATTAGAGAGTTAGAGCTTGATTAAGAGTAAGTGTCTTTGAGAGTAATGAGAGGAGATATTTAGGCTAGAGATTTGTAACGTGGGGGAAAGATGATGATAGAAGAATTGAGCTTTGAGGTATGAAAAATATTTTCTTGGTTAATAGAAATATTTCTCTTGCTATTTTCTAAGTTCTCTTATTTTTAGTTAATTAACCCTTTTGGATAACATTATCTATTTGTTTCCTTTTGTAGTTGTTTGTTGTGAGTAATAAAGAATCTTTAATGCTTCTTAAATTTATGTTTGTGTGTATTGGAAAAGTCATATTTGGAGGTTTGTGCTAAGGTGGGTGTTTGGATCAGTTTGGTATTAGGGCAATTTGCACAGTTTATGAAAATGATGAAAGATTGGTTGTGAAAGAGGAATGTGAGTAGATTTGTGCATTCCATTAAGGAGGACATAATACATGGGTTTTGGCATTAGGTAGTAGCTCATTGTGTCATCTTTGACATTGGTTTGAGATTTACATTTCAAGTTCATCTACAAAGATTTCTATTCTCAACATGCTCTATGGTATGAAATTTAAGGTCTTCAATGTTTCTTGTGATGTGAGAACGCATAAGGTTGTTTAGAGCTAGAGGAGTCCGAGGAAAACCACATAGTTGGGGAAGGAGAAAAAACATAACAAAGTAGAACACTGCAAAATGCAACTAGCCTATGTAGTAATGAAGAAATTACTAATTATAAATTTAGAGGAGGCCCATGAGTGTCAAAGTTGCTGCTACAACTTAGAAGACATCCCATGTCGAGAGAAACCATAAATTTAATGTTTAAGAAGAACAAGGGAGATgtaatttttgtgagaaatatgtatCATTGATCTAAATGAATTATGTTGTGTTGTGATGAACCACTTTGTTCTAAAAGTGAGAGTTTAGAGGAAGCAAGGAGGAAGTGTAGCCATGTGCTTGAACTTTGGCTGTAAAGTCAAATATGGAATGATATCATGATGTGAAAAAGAAGATAACCAAATTGGAAGGAAGAGtaagacaaaggaagagaaagaagctAACAAAGAAACAATAAAAAAGGAGTTACAAAAGTTAGAGATTGAGTTAAAAGAGTTATGGTGTCTAGTGGAGGAATGTGATTTATGGAACCATGAGCAAGAAAAGAAGGATAAATCTATAGCAAAGGTGTTGAAGAGTTATAAGAAGGTGAAAAAGAATGGTGAGAACAATTATTCACCTTGTGGGCAAGAGCCATTATTAGAGAGGAATTTCATTGAGTCAAGGATTAAATAATGAGTGGAACCATTAGAGTAGGAAAGATTAAATCCCTTGAATAGTTTGAAAAAATAGTAATGGATAAAAAACATTTGAATGAGATCTTCCAAGAGCATAAATAAATGAATGGGACAAAGCTAATTTTGATGGAGGTGTTGATTTGTGTTACCTAGAAGAAGAGGAATAAATTGAAGATTATAATGTAGAAAGAGAAGAATTGAAAGATGGCTATGAGAAGGAATGCATCCTATACAAGAGGATTGAATTGTCGTAGAAATGAAAGCAATCCACATTGGAGAGGAAGCTGCAATAGAGATAGTAGATCATAAGTGATGAATAATTCACACAATTTAAAGGAAAAAGCTCTTCATTCTTTTAATGTTTTGTtattttattataagatgatgCACAAAGT
This is a stretch of genomic DNA from Cryptomeria japonica unplaced genomic scaffold, Sugi_1.0 HiC_scaffold_669, whole genome shotgun sequence. It encodes these proteins:
- the LOC131872577 gene encoding UDP-glycosyltransferase 74E1-like, which codes for MPALHSGDLPWLWAGEYMFRKGIRMGEEIKPIKWVLFNSFLEIEAPVVETLSKEVGVYPIGPLIPPEFLHSRTTTKVLPSFWKNDTGCLQWLHKQCADSVIYISFGSLAVLSEKQLEELALGVEATRRPFLWVVRSDLMKGSQAVLPAGFLDRVRDRGCIVSWAPQLEVLSHPSIACFVTHCGWNSVQESITMGVPMLCWPYFADQFLNRTYVVDVWKLGLPLNANSQGMIEQEEFVKGVEILLESEQGLEIREGARKLKIIARDAVKDGGSSSNNFNLFVTAMKRQLNE